The Flavobacterium piscisymbiosum genome includes a region encoding these proteins:
- a CDS encoding aromatic hydrocarbon degradation protein gives MKSKLVYLSGFILLSLTSFSQSISSSPYSLYGVGSLYDADFGVIPSIGSSGMALPSDTFINNLNPASLGYLPQNHFMFDIGGKAIGTTYQNSSKSETRNNFQFSHIAFAFPVTKNSGFSVALKPYSSSAFKISNLKLPIENSQDYYYLTATGSGGLNNFDFSYGYRFGKKLSVGASAALLFGSTNDSRSFLIMNSVTNIQKKTNYNGLRATLGAQYKIDSTLTVATTFKMPTQIKASKVQTVQTIADDVVTVVESNVASDTDDYYMPLEMGIGISKRFKNNVNMTLDYEKSLWNNTNQSELYGDFVNQDRFALGFTYSTKKNVRKYWDRIQYATGVNFDTGYLEVDGKRVNNASVSFGLSLPLENTYSALHISYSYGQKGSISNNLIKENYHKLSLNLSLDGIWFVKRKID, from the coding sequence TATTACTGTCGCTAACTTCGTTTTCTCAAAGTATTTCAAGTTCACCTTATTCATTATATGGAGTTGGTAGTTTGTATGATGCTGATTTTGGTGTAATCCCTTCAATTGGTTCGTCAGGGATGGCTTTACCATCAGATACTTTTATAAATAATCTCAATCCGGCATCATTAGGATATTTGCCTCAAAATCATTTTATGTTTGATATTGGAGGAAAGGCTATTGGAACCACTTATCAAAACAGTTCGAAAAGCGAAACCCGAAATAATTTTCAATTTTCGCATATTGCTTTCGCTTTTCCGGTTACTAAAAACTCTGGATTTAGTGTGGCTTTAAAACCGTATTCAAGTTCAGCTTTTAAAATTTCTAATCTAAAATTGCCAATAGAAAATAGTCAGGACTATTATTATTTAACGGCCACCGGTTCTGGCGGATTGAATAACTTTGATTTTTCTTACGGGTATAGATTTGGTAAAAAGTTGTCTGTTGGGGCATCAGCAGCATTATTGTTTGGAAGCACAAATGATAGCAGAAGTTTCCTGATTATGAATTCGGTTACCAATATTCAGAAAAAAACGAATTATAATGGTTTGCGTGCTACTTTAGGGGCGCAATATAAAATAGATTCTACTCTTACAGTTGCTACAACTTTTAAAATGCCAACTCAAATTAAAGCATCAAAGGTTCAAACGGTTCAGACTATTGCTGATGATGTTGTAACTGTCGTAGAGTCTAATGTAGCATCAGATACAGATGATTATTATATGCCTTTAGAAATGGGAATAGGGATTAGTAAACGTTTTAAAAATAATGTGAATATGACATTAGATTATGAAAAGAGTTTATGGAACAATACTAATCAATCTGAGTTATATGGTGATTTTGTCAACCAGGATCGATTTGCACTTGGTTTTACTTACAGTACCAAAAAGAATGTCCGAAAATATTGGGACAGAATTCAATATGCAACAGGAGTAAATTTTGATACCGGCTATCTAGAGGTCGATGGCAAAAGAGTAAATAATGCTTCTGTTTCTTTTGGACTTTCTTTGCCGCTTGAAAACACTTATTCGGCTTTGCATATTTCATATTCGTACGGCCAAAAAGGATCTATTTCGAATAATTTAATAAAAGAAAATTATCATAAACTTTCTCTTAATTTATCTTTAGACGGAATTTGGTTTGTGAAGCGAAAAATAGATTAA
- the murI gene encoding glutamate racemase produces the protein MTNNNPIGIFDSGIGGTSIWTAIHDLLPNEQTIYLADSKNAPYGQRTKEEIVALSKKNVDFLLDMNCKLIVVACNTATTNAILELRADYDIPFIGIEPAIKPAANNSKTQVIGILATKGTLNSELFNKTAEMFQNTKIIEQVGYGLVQLIEDGNLNSPEMTQLLESYLQPMIDANIDYLVLGCSHYPYLIPQIKKILPEHIQIIDSGEAVARQTQNILREKVGFTNNQKSDPVFYVNSNPDVLKSILEYKYPVIERDF, from the coding sequence ATGACGAATAACAATCCTATAGGCATTTTTGATTCTGGTATTGGAGGAACTTCCATCTGGACCGCCATTCACGACTTACTTCCAAACGAACAAACAATTTACTTAGCCGATAGTAAAAATGCTCCTTACGGTCAAAGAACAAAAGAAGAGATTGTTGCCCTGAGCAAAAAAAATGTTGATTTTTTACTTGATATGAATTGCAAACTTATTGTCGTAGCATGTAATACCGCGACAACAAACGCTATATTAGAACTTCGTGCAGATTATGATATCCCGTTTATAGGAATTGAACCTGCAATAAAACCAGCTGCTAATAACTCAAAAACTCAGGTCATTGGTATCTTGGCAACCAAAGGAACCCTGAATAGTGAGTTATTCAACAAAACGGCAGAGATGTTCCAGAATACCAAAATAATTGAACAGGTTGGTTATGGACTTGTTCAGCTTATTGAAGACGGGAATCTAAATTCTCCAGAAATGACCCAATTATTAGAGTCTTATTTACAACCCATGATCGATGCCAATATTGATTACCTTGTTTTAGGCTGTAGTCATTACCCTTATTTAATTCCTCAGATTAAAAAAATCCTTCCGGAACACATTCAGATTATTGATTCAGGAGAAGCTGTAGCGAGACAAACCCAAAATATTTTGCGTGAGAAAGTAGGCTTTACCAACAATCAAAAAAGCGATCCTGTATTTTATGTCAATTCAAATCCTGATGTTTTAAAATCCATTTTAGAGTATAAATATCCTGTTATCGAAAGAGACTTTTAA
- a CDS encoding OmpH family outer membrane protein, whose amino-acid sequence MMKQIKTLLIAAILVLGASNTMNAQAKVAHVDVSEIMSKMPAMLDAQNQLQKLSGTYDAEYKKMVDEYQVKIKKYESEATTVTDAVNTERSKEVQDMQKRIVDYRDNAQKELQQKETDIVKPLMEKVRASIQKVGKAKGFQYVLDGSTLLLADGPNLTADVKKDLGF is encoded by the coding sequence ATGATGAAACAAATCAAAACTTTACTAATTGCTGCCATTTTAGTTTTAGGAGCAAGTAACACAATGAACGCACAAGCTAAGGTAGCTCATGTTGATGTTAGCGAGATTATGTCGAAAATGCCTGCAATGCTGGATGCACAAAACCAATTACAAAAATTAAGTGGTACATACGATGCTGAATACAAAAAAATGGTTGACGAATATCAAGTAAAAATCAAAAAGTATGAAAGTGAAGCTACAACTGTAACTGATGCTGTAAACACAGAACGTTCTAAAGAAGTTCAGGACATGCAAAAAAGAATCGTTGATTACAGAGACAACGCTCAAAAAGAATTACAACAAAAAGAAACTGACATCGTAAAACCATTAATGGAAAAAGTTAGAGCTTCTATCCAAAAAGTTGGAAAAGCTAAAGGTTTCCAATATGTATTAGATGGTTCTACTCTTTTATTAGCTGATGGTCCAAACTTGACTGCTGATGTAAAAAAAGATTTAGGATTCTAA
- a CDS encoding OmpH family outer membrane protein, producing the protein MRKQFLFIFSALVVAYTSQAQTRTTRIGYIDMEYILENVSDYKEAKAQLELKAQKWKQEIEAKKLDINKLKDGLKAERALLTKELIDERETEIKFQEDEMLSYQDKQFGANGNLIHQKASLAKPIQDQVFTAVQDIAEAKNYDFIFDKSSDLTMLFSNKRFDISDQVIRVLNRTDKREQLTKKQLKDQEAKEKIENAIDENPAMQDRQKVLDEKRAAREKLIEDRRLEQEAKKKEYDDRRKAIAAEREAKKNGTVSEPAKTEATKTATDATAKPATTTGTEPTTTVPAVDKAAERQKLYEERKKELEERRKKILEEREAAKKAKEAETQKSNTTNN; encoded by the coding sequence ATGAGAAAACAATTTTTATTTATATTTTCGGCCTTGGTGGTAGCATATACAAGTCAGGCTCAAACTAGGACGACTAGGATTGGCTACATCGACATGGAATATATTCTAGAAAATGTCTCTGATTATAAAGAAGCTAAAGCTCAATTAGAGTTAAAAGCCCAAAAGTGGAAACAAGAAATAGAAGCCAAGAAACTGGACATTAATAAACTTAAAGACGGCCTTAAAGCGGAAAGAGCTTTATTGACCAAAGAGCTTATTGACGAAAGAGAAACTGAAATTAAATTTCAGGAAGATGAAATGCTGAGCTACCAGGATAAACAATTTGGAGCCAACGGAAACTTGATTCATCAAAAAGCTTCATTGGCAAAACCAATACAAGATCAGGTTTTTACTGCTGTTCAGGATATTGCAGAAGCTAAAAACTATGACTTTATTTTTGACAAATCATCAGATTTAACAATGCTTTTTAGCAATAAACGATTTGACATCAGTGATCAGGTTATACGTGTTTTGAACAGGACTGATAAACGCGAACAATTGACCAAAAAACAATTGAAAGATCAGGAAGCCAAAGAAAAAATCGAAAATGCTATTGATGAAAATCCGGCAATGCAGGACAGACAAAAAGTATTAGACGAAAAAAGGGCTGCCAGAGAAAAATTAATTGAAGACAGGCGATTAGAGCAAGAAGCTAAGAAAAAAGAATACGACGATCGAAGAAAAGCAATTGCAGCTGAAAGAGAAGCGAAAAAAAATGGCACGGTTTCTGAACCAGCTAAAACAGAAGCAACCAAAACTGCTACTGACGCAACAGCAAAACCTGCCACAACAACAGGGACTGAACCAACAACTACAGTACCCGCAGTTGATAAAGCAGCAGAAAGACAAAAACTTTACGAAGAGCGTAAAAAAGAATTAGAAGAAAGAAGGAAGAAAATTTTAGAAGAAAGAGAAGCGGCCAAAAAAGCAAAAGAGGCCGAAACACAAAAATCAAATACGACCAATAATTAA
- a CDS encoding BamA/OMP85 family outer membrane protein — protein MRLLLVIKKENVDLEKPVNKLNNILVLQKRVQIVLTLLLLGSFSQIKAQERVPFDQGKKYILAKVSVVGKISFNEQTVVTFSGLQKGQEIAVPGEEISGAIKKLGKLGLFDEIAFYVNKIDNDSIYLDLNIVELPKLNEVKFVGIKKSKVEGLIKDNNLTKNKIVNENLITTTKNYIENKYKKDGFYNTKVTITNTLDTVNGHHVNMLVRVDKGDKVKISSIDFIGNKQLTSSQLRAAMKDTKQKNFLRILKSSKFIPEKYKTDLEKVVATYKEKGYRDARIIYDSVTYNKKKNMLAIKIKMEEGNKYYFGNIKFLGNTVYPDQLLSRYLGIKKGETYNGVLLEKRIADKTKPDAEDITNLYQNNGYLFSNINAVEVRTVNDTIDFEIRVTEGPIAYFNKISVVGNDKTNDHVIYRELRTKPGEKYSKEQLVRTIREIGQLGFFDPEAIDPKFKNVDASAGTVDIEYHVVEKGSSQVELQGGYGGGGFIGTLGLSFNNFSARNIFNKESYKPLPMGDGQKVSLRLQGSTYFQTYSISFSEPWFGGKKPVQFSSSISYSKQFLNNYATRSVDKSKSFNILTLQVGLAKRLTVPDDYFVLSQSVSYQHYDLNNYNTGLFTFGNGASRNLAYTIGLSRSNKGVNPIFPTYGSDFSISAKITPPYSLFNGINYGDLKNEKEYKTQYTGSPTSGVDKQPLNPGDYVKTETVDGQTGYASVGSDYANADTDQGKVDQKKYNWLEYYKIKFKADWYTKLYGKLVLRTLTEFGFLGAYDQSRGVVPFERFYLGGDGMQSYSMDGRETIGLRGYENNSLTPVNANNEQIGATIYNKFSMELRYPITLKSSASIYALAFLEAGSSYPTFKDYNPFDLYRSAGVGLRVFMPAFGLLGIDWGYGFDPQPGETKAHGKEIHFIIGQQF, from the coding sequence ATGAGGCTATTATTAGTTATCAAAAAAGAGAACGTAGATTTGGAAAAACCAGTGAACAAATTAAATAATATTTTAGTGTTACAAAAAAGAGTACAAATAGTCCTTACCCTACTTCTTTTGGGTAGTTTTTCACAAATAAAAGCACAAGAAAGAGTTCCTTTTGATCAGGGAAAAAAATATATTCTTGCTAAAGTTTCTGTTGTTGGTAAAATAAGCTTCAATGAACAAACTGTTGTTACCTTTTCAGGCCTTCAAAAAGGGCAGGAAATAGCCGTACCCGGTGAAGAAATCAGTGGTGCTATTAAAAAATTAGGCAAACTTGGCCTATTTGATGAAATAGCATTTTATGTAAATAAAATCGACAATGACAGTATCTACTTAGATCTTAACATTGTTGAACTTCCTAAACTAAATGAAGTAAAATTCGTTGGTATTAAGAAAAGTAAAGTAGAAGGACTAATTAAGGACAACAATTTGACCAAAAATAAAATTGTCAACGAAAACTTAATTACGACAACCAAAAATTATATAGAAAACAAGTATAAAAAAGACGGATTCTATAATACCAAAGTTACCATTACAAATACTCTTGATACCGTTAATGGTCATCACGTAAATATGCTCGTTCGGGTAGACAAAGGTGATAAAGTAAAAATTAGCAGTATTGATTTCATTGGAAATAAACAACTTACCAGCTCTCAATTAAGAGCTGCTATGAAAGATACAAAGCAAAAAAATTTCCTTCGTATTTTAAAATCTTCAAAGTTTATTCCTGAAAAATACAAAACCGACTTAGAAAAAGTTGTTGCTACGTATAAAGAAAAAGGATATCGTGATGCCCGTATTATTTATGATTCTGTTACTTATAACAAGAAGAAAAACATGCTTGCGATCAAGATTAAGATGGAAGAAGGAAACAAATATTACTTTGGTAATATTAAATTCCTTGGAAACACAGTGTATCCGGATCAATTGTTAAGCCGCTATTTAGGAATTAAAAAAGGAGAAACTTATAATGGAGTTTTACTTGAAAAACGTATTGCAGATAAAACAAAACCTGACGCTGAAGATATTACAAACTTATACCAAAACAATGGTTATTTGTTTTCTAATATTAATGCTGTGGAGGTAAGAACGGTAAACGATACCATCGATTTTGAAATTAGAGTTACAGAAGGACCTATTGCTTATTTTAATAAAATATCTGTAGTAGGAAATGATAAAACAAATGACCACGTTATTTACCGTGAACTTAGAACCAAGCCGGGAGAGAAATACAGTAAAGAACAATTGGTTAGAACTATTCGTGAAATTGGACAATTAGGATTCTTTGATCCTGAGGCGATCGATCCAAAATTCAAGAATGTCGATGCAAGTGCAGGAACTGTTGATATCGAATATCATGTTGTAGAAAAAGGATCTAGCCAGGTCGAACTTCAGGGAGGTTATGGTGGTGGAGGTTTCATTGGAACTTTAGGATTGTCTTTTAACAACTTCTCTGCCAGAAATATATTCAACAAAGAATCATACAAGCCGTTACCAATGGGAGATGGTCAAAAAGTATCTCTTCGTTTACAAGGAAGTACTTACTTTCAGACGTATAGTATTTCATTCTCAGAGCCATGGTTTGGAGGAAAAAAACCAGTACAATTTAGTTCATCTATATCTTATAGTAAACAATTCTTAAACAATTATGCGACAAGAAGTGTAGATAAGAGCAAAAGTTTTAACATCTTAACGTTACAAGTAGGTTTAGCAAAACGTCTTACTGTGCCGGATGATTATTTTGTATTATCACAATCTGTGAGTTACCAACATTATGATTTGAATAATTACAACACAGGATTATTTACTTTTGGTAACGGAGCATCAAGAAACTTAGCGTATACAATTGGACTTTCAAGAAGTAATAAAGGGGTTAACCCGATATTCCCAACTTATGGTTCAGACTTTAGTATCTCTGCAAAAATAACACCTCCTTATTCCTTATTTAACGGAATCAATTATGGAGATTTAAAAAATGAAAAAGAATACAAGACACAATATACAGGATCTCCAACTTCAGGTGTAGACAAACAACCTCTTAACCCTGGCGACTATGTAAAAACAGAAACTGTAGACGGACAGACTGGTTATGCGAGTGTTGGATCTGATTACGCAAACGCTGATACTGATCAGGGTAAAGTCGATCAGAAAAAATACAACTGGTTAGAGTATTATAAAATTAAATTTAAGGCAGACTGGTATACTAAACTATATGGTAAATTAGTTCTTAGAACATTAACAGAGTTTGGTTTCTTAGGTGCTTATGATCAATCAAGAGGTGTTGTACCATTTGAGCGTTTCTATTTAGGTGGAGACGGAATGCAGAGTTACTCAATGGATGGTAGAGAAACTATTGGATTAAGAGGTTATGAAAATAACTCTTTGACTCCTGTAAATGCAAACAATGAGCAAATTGGAGCAACTATTTACAATAAATTCTCTATGGAATTACGTTATCCAATTACATTAAAATCATCTGCATCGATCTATGCGTTGGCCTTTTTAGAAGCTGGTTCATCATACCCTACTTTTAAAGATTATAATCCATTTGATCTTTACCGTTCTGCGGGTGTTGGATTACGTGTATTTATGCCAGCATTTGGATTATTGGGTATTGACTGGGGTTACGGTTTTGATCCTCAACCGGGAGAAACTAAAGCACACGGTAAAGAAATTCACTTTATTATTGGACAACAGTTTTAG
- a CDS encoding isoprenyl transferase — MNLLDSIDQTNLPKHLAIIMDGNGRWAKQQGFLRAFGHENGTKSVKKTITTCAKLGIEYLTLYAFSTENWNRPKLEVEALMKILINSLKKELVTLQENNIKLNAIGNLDKLPKSAQKELLDVIDKTKNNTRLTLTLALSYGSREELVNAVRIISDKVKNNIISIDAIDDSIINEHLYTQNLPDVDLLIRTSGEHRISNFLLWQIAYAELYFTNVLWPDFKDQDLYEAIISYQKRERRFGKTSEQIK; from the coding sequence ATGAATTTACTAGACTCTATAGATCAGACAAACTTACCCAAGCATTTGGCCATAATTATGGACGGAAATGGCCGTTGGGCAAAACAACAAGGTTTTTTAAGAGCATTTGGTCATGAAAACGGAACAAAATCTGTAAAAAAAACAATTACCACTTGTGCCAAACTTGGCATCGAGTATTTGACTTTATACGCTTTTTCTACAGAAAACTGGAATCGTCCTAAATTAGAAGTCGAAGCATTAATGAAAATACTAATCAATTCATTAAAAAAAGAGCTTGTTACTTTACAGGAAAACAACATCAAACTTAATGCAATTGGAAATCTTGATAAGTTACCAAAATCGGCTCAAAAGGAGCTATTGGATGTCATAGATAAAACAAAAAATAATACACGTCTTACTCTAACCCTGGCTTTAAGTTACGGATCAAGAGAAGAATTGGTAAATGCCGTGAGAATCATCAGTGATAAAGTTAAAAATAATATAATTTCAATAGACGCTATTGACGATTCAATTATAAATGAGCATCTTTACACGCAAAATTTACCCGACGTAGATTTATTAATACGAACAAGTGGAGAACATAGAATAAGTAATTTTTTGCTGTGGCAAATTGCCTATGCAGAATTATATTTTACTAACGTCTTGTGGCCAGACTTTAAAGATCAAGATTTATATGAGGCTATTATTAGTTATCAAAAAAGAGAACGTAGATTTGGAAAAACCAGTGAACAAATTAAATAA
- a CDS encoding DUF6089 family protein — translation MKKIFNLLLCFFPFITLNAQINEIGVFLGGSNFVGDVGNTTYIAPEKLAFGILYKWNKSPRHAYRFSYTQSSVIGNDLDSKETGRNMRGYSFKNDIKELSAGLEFNFFDFNLHDYHTKVTPYIYSGVNFFLYDQLYRNITNPNVMQKQNGSSFAIPIILGIKSNIAPHWVLGAEVGARYTFTDNIDGSNPNTNSANVLKFGNLNNNDWYVFSGITLTYTFGQKPCYCAY, via the coding sequence ATGAAGAAAATTTTTAATTTATTGTTATGTTTTTTCCCCTTTATCACACTAAATGCTCAAATCAATGAGATTGGTGTTTTTCTTGGCGGAAGTAACTTTGTTGGTGACGTAGGAAATACAACTTACATTGCCCCGGAAAAACTGGCTTTTGGTATTTTGTACAAATGGAATAAAAGCCCAAGACATGCATACCGTTTCTCTTATACGCAATCATCCGTAATTGGTAATGATTTGGATTCAAAAGAAACTGGACGAAACATGAGAGGGTATAGTTTCAAAAACGACATAAAAGAACTGTCTGCCGGTTTAGAATTTAATTTTTTTGATTTTAATCTGCATGATTACCATACAAAAGTTACTCCTTATATATATTCGGGAGTAAATTTCTTTCTTTATGATCAATTGTATCGCAACATAACGAATCCAAACGTGATGCAAAAACAAAACGGAAGTTCATTTGCTATACCTATTATATTAGGTATAAAATCGAACATAGCACCACACTGGGTTTTAGGTGCCGAAGTTGGAGCCCGTTACACTTTTACAGATAATATTGATGGAAGTAACCCTAATACAAACAGTGCAAACGTACTAAAATTTGGAAATTTAAATAATAATGACTGGTATGTGTTTTCAGGTATCACTTTAACTTATACCTTTGGACAAAAACCTTGCTATTGCGCATATTAA
- a CDS encoding NAD kinase: MKIAIYGQYYQNSTEPIIKDIFLFFKSNNVEMVIEENFLEMLYEKELVKKEYKTFSSSTSLDDSFEMLISIGGDGTILRAATLARNSGVPILGINAGRLGFLATVPKESIDNFLQFVIDKNYTISERTLLSITCDPKNDAIEENLNFAMNEVTVSRKDTTSMITVDTYLNDEYLNSYWADGLIISTPTGSTGYSLSCGGPILTPNVESLVITPIAPHNLNARPLVIPDNTEIKLRVSGREDQYLVSLDSRIASVKNESVLTIRKTDFKIKMIEIPGETFLKTLRNKLLWGEDKRN, encoded by the coding sequence ATGAAAATAGCCATTTACGGACAATATTATCAAAACAGTACCGAACCTATAATTAAAGACATTTTCTTGTTTTTTAAGTCGAATAATGTCGAGATGGTAATTGAAGAAAACTTTCTGGAAATGCTTTATGAAAAAGAACTCGTTAAAAAAGAGTACAAAACTTTTTCGTCAAGCACTTCTTTAGATGATAGTTTTGAAATGCTAATTAGTATTGGCGGTGACGGAACTATTTTAAGAGCCGCAACTTTAGCACGTAATTCAGGTGTACCTATATTAGGAATTAATGCGGGAAGATTAGGATTTCTGGCCACTGTTCCTAAAGAAAGTATTGATAATTTTTTACAGTTTGTAATTGATAAAAACTATACAATTTCTGAAAGAACTTTACTCAGTATAACTTGTGATCCAAAAAACGACGCAATCGAAGAGAATCTAAACTTTGCCATGAATGAAGTGACTGTGAGCCGAAAAGATACTACATCGATGATTACAGTTGATACTTACTTAAATGACGAATATTTAAACTCTTATTGGGCAGATGGCTTAATCATCTCTACACCTACCGGCTCTACAGGATATTCATTAAGCTGCGGAGGACCCATTTTAACTCCAAATGTCGAAAGCTTAGTAATTACACCAATTGCCCCGCATAATTTAAACGCCAGACCTCTTGTAATCCCTGATAACACAGAAATTAAACTTCGTGTTTCAGGAAGAGAAGACCAATATTTAGTTTCATTAGATTCCAGAATTGCTTCGGTAAAAAACGAATCTGTTTTAACAATCAGAAAAACTGATTTTAAAATCAAGATGATAGAAATCCCGGGGGAAACCTTCCTAAAAACCTTACGAAATAAATTGCTTTGGGGAGAAGATAAGAGAAATTAA
- a CDS encoding CBS domain-containing protein, with the protein MTEIINYITNDFRAIDSQETIASVQDFFADLNFSHFPVLENGIFIGSIAADDVETFDTDKKVIDYKYTLERFFARKSMMWLDVLEVFAKNHTNVVSVLDENNTYIGYYEMEDIMKFFQETPFLKEQGGIIIVQKGLLDYSMGQVTQIVESNNGKILGCFVSEADLENVQITIKIGVGPMNEIIQTYRRYGYEIISEHQEDAYINSLKERSDYLDKYLNI; encoded by the coding sequence ATGACAGAAATTATAAACTATATCACCAATGATTTCAGAGCGATAGATAGTCAGGAAACGATAGCCTCGGTTCAGGACTTTTTTGCTGATTTGAATTTTTCGCATTTTCCGGTTTTGGAAAACGGAATTTTCATTGGAAGTATCGCTGCTGATGATGTTGAAACTTTTGACACAGATAAAAAAGTTATTGATTACAAATATACTCTGGAACGCTTTTTTGCCCGAAAATCGATGATGTGGCTTGATGTTTTAGAAGTTTTTGCAAAGAATCATACTAATGTAGTATCGGTTCTTGACGAAAACAACACCTACATTGGCTATTATGAAATGGAAGATATCATGAAATTTTTTCAGGAAACTCCATTTTTAAAAGAGCAAGGCGGTATCATTATCGTTCAAAAAGGGCTTTTAGACTATTCTATGGGTCAGGTAACTCAAATTGTAGAAAGCAATAATGGTAAAATCCTGGGCTGTTTTGTATCTGAAGCTGATCTTGAAAATGTTCAGATTACCATAAAAATTGGCGTTGGGCCTATGAATGAAATTATTCAGACGTATAGAAGATATGGTTATGAAATTATTTCAGAACATCAGGAAGATGCTTATATAAATAGCCTGAAAGAACGCTCAGATTATTTAGACAAATACCTTAATATATAA
- a CDS encoding pyridoxine 5'-phosphate synthase, whose translation MTKLSVNINKIATLRNARGGNVPDLLKVAADIQKFGAQGITIHPRPDERHIRYQDARDLKAVVHTEYNIEGNPQHNFIDLVLECKPTQVTLVPDAIGAITSSAGWDTIKNQDYLTEVIQEFQRNGIRTSIFVDPVLEIIEGAKKTGTDRIELYTEAFAHQYDLGNKNGIDPYVKAAELANELGLGINAGHDLSLDNIQFFNQNIPGLLEVSIGHALIAEALYLGLDNVVNMYLNKLK comes from the coding sequence ATGACAAAGTTAAGTGTAAATATCAATAAAATTGCAACCCTTCGAAATGCGCGAGGAGGAAATGTTCCTGATTTATTAAAAGTGGCGGCTGATATTCAGAAATTCGGAGCGCAGGGAATTACAATTCATCCACGTCCGGATGAGCGCCATATTCGTTATCAGGATGCACGCGATTTAAAAGCAGTTGTTCACACCGAATATAATATCGAAGGAAATCCACAACATAATTTTATCGATTTGGTTTTAGAGTGTAAACCAACGCAAGTAACATTAGTTCCTGATGCCATTGGAGCAATCACATCATCTGCGGGTTGGGACACGATAAAAAATCAGGACTATTTAACTGAAGTGATTCAGGAATTTCAGCGTAACGGAATCAGAACGTCGATTTTTGTTGATCCTGTTTTGGAAATTATCGAAGGAGCAAAAAAAACAGGAACAGATCGTATCGAATTGTATACCGAAGCTTTTGCACACCAATATGATTTAGGAAACAAAAACGGAATCGATCCTTATGTAAAAGCTGCAGAATTGGCCAACGAATTAGGTTTAGGAATCAATGCCGGTCACGATTTAAGTTTAGATAATATACAGTTCTTTAATCAAAATATTCCAGGATTATTAGAAGTTTCTATTGGGCACGCTTTAATTGCTGAGGCACTTTATCTTGGTTTGGATAATGTGGTGAATATGTATTTAAATAAATTGAAGTAA